In the genome of Nocardioides sp. NBC_00368, the window AGGGCCAGCGCGAGGTTCTTGGGGACGAGCTCACCGAAGAGCATCGTCACGATGGTGGAGAGGATCAGCGCGACGGTCAGCGCGATCGGCGTCACCGCACCCTCCGGAAGTCCGGTGGCGAGCAGCGGCGCGTCGATCAGCTCGGCGATCGCCGGCTCCGACATCCAGCCGATGCCGAGGTTGGTCACCGTGATGCCGACCTGTGCGCCGGAGAGGTTGCTGGAGAGCTCCTTCATCGCGCGCAGCACGCCCTGGGCGCGCTTGTCACCCTGCTCGGCGGCCATCTCCACCTGGGAGTGGTCGACGGTGACCAAGGAGAACTCGGCCGCCACGAACACGCCACAGGCGGCGACCAGCAGCAGCGCGAGGAGGATGAAGAGGACCTCGGTCATCGAGCCCACCTCGCTCGGTACAGCCTCGAATCAGACGGCGGGCATGGATATTGGCCGGGTTGCGGTCCGTCCATCGGGGTTCAGATCGTCCTTAGCTGTTGGAAGTGCCGTCAGCCTACATGGGTGTGGTTGCGCTGCCTGCGTTGCTGCGTCGACCGCTCCGCGAGGTGTCGCGTAACGGACACAGTTGTCCAGAACGGCGTCGTGAGCCTTGACACACTCCGCCCGTTCGTCAACTCTTACGCGGCAACAACCGACGATCCGCGAGCCGAGGGAGCCCCCTTGACCATGTCCTCGTTGCCCACGTCTGCCACCAGACGTACGTTGCTCGCCGGTGCCGCCGGCGCGGCCGGTGCCGCTGCTAGCGGGCTGCTCGCCGGTCCGGCCGCGGCCTCCTCGCCCCGCCGCGTACGACTGGTGCGGGAGGAGCACCGCGCGGTCGTCGTCGGGTCCGGATTCGGAGGTGGGGTGGCCGCCCTGCGGCTGGCCGAGGCGGGCGTACCGGTCACGGTGCTCGAGCGCGGCCGCCGCTGGCCGACCGGGCCGGACGCGCAGACCTTCCCGACGGTGCGCTCGCTCGACAAGCGGGTGCTGTTCCACACCACCACGCCCGAGGCGCTCAAGCCGCTGCAGACGCTGCTCGGCACGCCGCTGAACTTCGGTCCGTACGTCGGTCTCCTAGAGCCCGTCCTCGGCCAGAACATGCTGGCCATGTGCGCGGCCGGGGTCGGCGGCGGCTCGCTGGTCTACCAGGGCATGACGCTGCAGCCCTCCGCGGAGGTCTTCGACACCTGGTTCCTGAACGAGCTCGACTACGACCTCATGCACCGGGTCCACTACCCGCGCGTGGCCCGGATGCTCGGCGCCGCGACCGCGCCCGACGAGCTGATCGCCTCGGACAACTATCGGGTCTCGCGTACCTTCGGCGCGCGCGTCCGGGCCGCCGGCTACGACCTGCAGAAGATCCCGATGCCCATCGACTGGTCCTACGCGCTCGCGGAGCTGCGCGGCGAGATGGCGCCGTCCTACACCAACGGCGACTGCGCGCTCGGCGTCAACAACGGTGGCAAGCACTCCGTCGACGTCACCTACATCCAGCAGGCCGAGGCCACCGGGCTCGTGCAGGTGGCGACCCGCCACAACGTGACCTCGGTCGCCCGAGCCGCGGACGGTCGCTGGGAGGTCCACGTCGACCGCACCGACGACACCGGCGACGTCATCGAGCAGAAGATCCTGACCACCCGGGCGCTGGTGATGGCGGCCGGCTCGCTCAACACCAGCAAGCTCCTCGTCCGAGCCGCGGCCACCGACACCATCCCCGATCTTCCCGAGCAGCTCGGTCAGGGCTGGGGCACCAACGGCGACCGGATCTACATGTGGCGCCCCTTCGACGAGAACCTCACCGGTACGCAGGGTGGGCCCGTCGTCTACCAGAGCCAGGACTGGGCCGACCCGAAGACGGCCAACACCGTCATCCAGGCATCGGTGCCGCCACTCCCCCTCGGCCTCGACCTGGGCGCCACGATGCTCGTCGGCTTCGGGGTCAGCGCCGACCGTGGCAGCTTCCGCTACAGCTCGCTGACCGACTCGGTGAGCCTGCGCTTCCCCTTCGGTGGCGACGCGGCGAGCTACCGCGCCATCCACGAGCGGGTCTCCAAGATCAGCGGCGGGCTCGGTGCCCTCATCGACACCAACACCATCGTCAACAGCACCTGGCACCCCCTCGGCGGCGCCAACATGGGCACCGTGTGCGACCTCGACGGACGCGTCCAGGGCCAGGACGGCCTCTACGTCCTCGACGGAGCGCTCATCCCCGGCACCACCGGCGCCTGCAACCCATCGATGACCATCGCCGCCGTCGCCGAGCGCGCCATGGACAACATCGTCGCCAAGGACGTCGGGGCGGTCATCTGAGCAGCTCCTGACGAGCCGCAGAACTCTGCAATGCAAAATTCTGCAGAATTTCTCGAAAAGGGGTGACAACCTCTTTGGTGATGCGGCAACATTGTTCTTGCCCCGCTGGTGACCCGAGACGCCAGCGGGGCTCTTACGTTTTCGGACATCAGACGAGCTTGTCGGCGACCTTGTTGAGGTTCGCGCGCAGCTTGGCGCGGTAGACGTCCTGCTGCTCGGGCAGCCTGGCGTCGCAGAACGCGGCCAGATCAGGCCCGGTGACGTCGATGACGCTGCGACCGGCCGCGGCCTCGGTCTCGAAGAGATCCAGGATGTCGCGCAGGATCTCGACGATGTCCATCCCGTCTCCGGCGGTGAAGCGCCACATGTAGTTCTTCATCTCGGAGTACACGGTGCGGTAGTCGGCCGGCAGCTCTGCGGCGCGGGCTTCCATGCGCTTCCAGTCCTTCTTGTCGCCGATGAGACGGGTGAGGATGTTGTTCATGTCTGTTCCTTCTTCGGTGTGTTCGGGGCCCCTGGTTTTTGGGGCGTGGAAGAAGCGTGCAGGGCTGACGTAGCGTCAAGGTCAAGCACTGGTTCAAAAGGGCTTGGGTCAGTGTGCAGGTAAGTCAGATCGCCATGTCGAGCCCAACTCCTGAGCGTGCAGGCGTTCGGATCTGTCCGTCCGAATCCAGTTCTCGGTCACGCTGGGACCGCATGCACGGGAGTGTCGCCACCGGCAGGACCTCGGTCCAGATCGGAGGTGAACCTCGGTGATGAACTTGTATCGTCGCTAGCCATGAGTGAGGACTTCGTTGCGGTGGTTCGGCTGGACTCAGCGGACGCCAAGTCAGAGGCCTACAGGGTGCTCAATCTGCTGCGCTCGGCCGGCATCGTCGCTGCGAACACAACCCGGGATGAGTTACATAGCCCAAGCGAGTGGGCAGTTGGCCCCCGGGCCATGGAGGCGCTAGAGGACCCCGCCGGCCCGACGGACTGGCTGAGCTTCTCGAACAACGGCGTCGATCTCGAATCGGGTTGGGCGGCCTACTTCGCCATGGAGAACGAGGAGCGGTCTGCGTGTCCAGCCTGCGGTGTGGTGCTGAGCGAAGAGAACTATGCCGACTTGATCAACTCGTGGGGTGAGTCCCAGGTCGAGCCGCAAGCGGTGTGCGGATCTTGCGGATCGTCGGCGCTGCTGGGCGATTGGTCGAATGAGTGGCCGAGCGTCTTCGGCTTTCCGGCGGTGACGTTCAACAACTGGCCGCCATTGGCGCCGGCCTTCATCGAGCGGTTGCAGCGCGAACTGGGCGGACGGACGATCGTCGCGCGGGCGCACTATTGAGCGCGTCGAGCGAGATGAGAGCGTCTTGGTCTTCGGACTGGGGCGCTCTTCTCGTTTGGCCCAGAGCCGGCGGGACGAGGGTTCGCGTAGGGACCAGCCGCCAGGTGCTCCTGATCGGCGCGCCGTTCGTTCCCGCTCGGATCGTTCTTCCGTGCCAAACTCCGCATATGGGTTGGTGGCGCGTCGTAGAGACCGAAAGGGGTCGCAAGATCGGACCACGCTGGGTCACTCGTAGTCGCCTCCCCGATTTTCTGCCGGGCTTTCTATGGCGACGGGGCATCGTGCTGTTGGGGCGGGCGGCTCCACTTCTGCGTTGGCCATCTTGAGTCCGTGCACCGCACCATCGAATGGAAGTCCACCGATTGGCTCGTCGGCTACCGCACGTACGTGGGGCCGCACCGTGAGCGGGACACGAATCGATTCGACGAGCCAGAGTCGTACGTTGACGAGTGAACGACCAGGACGCGTCTGCGGGCGTCCGCATTGAAAGCAGTCCAGGAATCGCAACCCAAGTGACGGAGAACTAGTCGCGCGTCGCCAGACGGATCACACGGAGCTGACGACTCGATCAATCCGGCCTCGATGACCCTTCGCGTTTCGCGCACGTTCTGAGCGACCAGGGCGCGAGCACTGCTCAGACGTTTGCAGACATCTTCATCGAGGACGACGAGGATAACAGCGAGGAGGGGAATCAGTGATGGGTGGTTAGCAACGGCGTTGGCAAGCGGGCCGGTTCCGGCACCACGCTCCCTCGACAGATGGGCGGATTCACGCTCAAGAGTGGCTCCCCGGGTAGGACTCCCCGGGTAGGAGTCGAACGTACGTCGCTAGTCCGTATTCGAATAAAGTTCTCGAGAGCCTCAAGCCCGCCTGAGACCTCAGGCTGCGAGGGTGTGGTCGAGCAGTACGTCGCGCAGTGTGAACTCTGCCCGGGACAGGGGTGGTGGGTCCGGTCGCCAGGTGTCGGGTGGTGGGCTGGTGTAGGTGTGCCCGGTGGGGGTGATGGTGGTGATGCTGCCGTCGGGTCCTGGTCTTGCCTGCCAGCCGAGGGCTTCTTTGGCTTGGTTGCATTGTTCGCACAGCCCTTGGAGGTTCTCGACGCTTGTGGTTCCGCCATCCGCGTGGCGTTGGATGTGGTCGATGTTGCGGATCGGGGCGTCACAGCCGTTGGTGCGGCAGATTCCGCCGTCGCGGGTGGTGATGAACTCGGCGAGTCCGTCGGGGGCTTTGCGGGAGCGTGATTCCATCGCGACGAGTTGGCCGGCGGGGTCGGTGAAGAGGCGCCGGATGAACACCTCGGCGTCGTTGAGCGCGTCGCGGGCCAAGGTGGCGGGGACGGGGCCGTAGCCCTCGACCATCGCCGGCTGGTCGCCGTTGTTGGTGAGCGTGTCGGCGGTCATGACGATTTTGACCTCGATCCGGGGCTTCGCGTCGGCGGTGCTGCGGCCGGTGACGCGGTCGACGAGGGTGTCGGCCATGACCTGGCCACGGCTCCGTTCATCACCAGCGGCAGCAGCCGTCTTGGCGGCCTGGTCCAGGGCTGCGAACACGGCGACGCCGTCCTTGACGGGCAGGAGTGCGCCGAGCCAGGTCATCGTGTCCGGTGCCGGCCGCAGGCTGACTCGGCGGTCCTTGGCCGCGTTCGCTGCGCGGGCGACCACGGCGGCCTGGTCGAGGGTGATGGCGAGCTTCTTCGCGGCGTTCTCGAGCTGCCGCAGCCCCATCGACACGGCCTTCGCGGGTTCCCCGTCCGGTCCTGGCGCGCAGAGTTCGTGGTCGATGACCCGGCGATCGTCGAGGGTGAGGCAGGCGGTTTCGCGGGCGAGGATGGTGGCCTGCCACTGGGAGAACAGTCCGGCCTTCATGAGGCTGAAGGTGTGCGGCATCTCGGCGAGAAGGATCTTCGCCAGTCCGAGCAGCTTCGCACCCCGAGCGGGTGAGACCCGCCGCGCCAGCGCGACCTGGGAGGCCACCCCCTCGCCAAGCTTCCGGGCAGGAGTCCCGGCCTCGGCCTGGCGTGCGCGGGCGGCTTCGTCCAGACGTACCGCTGCTTCGGCCTGCACCGCTTCGGCGGTGCACTTCACCTGTTCGAGGCGAGAGATCCAGTCGACCAGCTCTCGCTCGGACGCACCCGGAGGTGGCCCGTCGAGGAGGTGGTCGATGGTCTCGTACATAGTGCTTATTATATGCGACCAGACGGCATTCCGCTACCTGTTTTTGCTGGTCATCCGCCAGTTACGCAGTCCGCGAACAAGACGCGTGAGTGCCGCGCCACACCCTCGCCGCCGCCCCGATATAGGCGAAATCTTTTCTCGATCGGGTGCCGGGTCAAGGATGGCCGCAGGCCACCGCGAAGCGGCGCCCGCAGGGCGTCCTTGACGCGGCGCGCGATCGAGAAACACTAGAGAACGGGTCGGCGGCGAACCCTGAAACGAAGAAACAGTCGCCAAGCGAGGTTTCCTCAAGGGATGGTCTCGACAAGCTCGACCACCGGTGGGCCGCGGCTCGACCACCGGTGTGCCGGGTCCTACCGCCCGACCGCGTACCCCTGCGCCCCCCGAGGATTAGCAGCAGCAGAAAGCGTGCCCGTGCCAGGATCACGAGTAACCGCAGAGAGCCGCCCGAGAGACCAGTCGCCGCTGAGCTCAACCGCGTGGCCCCGAGATCGCAAGCCCTCGATGACCTCGTCACCGAGCCGATCCTCGAGCACCGCGCCGCCAGGAACCCACGTGCGCGGCCAGAAGGAGCCGGGGAAAGAGGTCGAGTGGAGCGCAGGCGCGTCGATGGCCTGCTGAGGCGAATAGCCCCCGACAAGAGTGCGCAGCAGATAGAGCAGCTGCCACTGGTCCTGCTGATCCCCACCCGGCGAACCGACGGCCGTGACAGCCCGCCCGTCGCGCAAAACCAAGGTCGGGGTGAGCGTCGTGCGCGGCCGGCGGCCGGGAGTGAGCGTCGAGGGCAGCCCCGGCTCGAGCCAGGTCATCTGCAGCCGGGTGCCGAGACAGAAACCGAGCTCGGGGATCGTGGGCGAGGACTGCAGCCACCCGCCCGAGGGGGTCACGGCGATCATGTTGCCCCAGCGGTCGGCGACGTCGATGTGGCAGGTGTCGCCGCGCGTCTCGCCCTCGCGCGAGACCGTCGGCTCCCCCACGCCGGACGCGGCGGCGGCCGGATCGTAGGTCTCGCGCAGCGGCGGGAAGGCCGTCGCGCCCAGCCCGGGCCTCACCTCGGCGGAGGCAACATCGGTGATCAGGGAGCGGCGGGTGGCTGCGTACTCCCTGGAGAGAAGGGTCGCGATCACCTCCGGATCGGCGCCGTCGCCGTAGTGGGCGTCGCGGTCGGCGAAGGCGAGCTTGGTCGCCTCCAGGATCGTGTGCGCGCCGGCCGGGTTGCTCGGGTCGAGCAGCGCGTCATCGAGCGGCTCGAGCAGGTTGAGCGTCTGCAGGAGCACCGGCCCCTGCGTCCACGGCCCCGCCTTCGCGATGGTGTGGCCGCGGAACTCGGTCGTCACCGGCTGCTCGTACGCAGCAGAGAACCCCGCCATGTCAGCGGCCGTGATCACCCCGGAATGGTCGGTTCCGGAGGAGTGGCGGTGCGGGGTGCGTACGAACCGTTCGATCGCCTCCGCGACGAACCCGCTCCCCCACGCGGCGCGGGCCGCGTCGATACGCTCCTCGCGGGTCGCGGCGCCGTCGCCGGCGGCGACGAGACGGTCGAGGACGGCGGCGTAGGCCTCGTTGCGGACCATGGTGTCGGGCTCGGGCGGCTCACCGCCGACGAGCCAGTGGGCGGCCGAGGTGGGCCAGTGGTCGCGGAACAGGTCGGCGACGGTGGCGATCGTGGAGACCGCGCGACCCAGGATCGGGTGGCCGTTGCGGGCGTAGTCGATGGCGTAGGCGAGCACCTCGCCCAGCTCCCAGGTGCCGTGGTCGCGCAACAGCATCAACCAGGCCTCGACCGCGCCCGGCACGGCGGCGGCCAGCGCGCCCGAGCCAGGGACCAGCTCCAGCCCCTCGGCGCGCATGTGCTCCGCAGAGGCCCCCGCAGGCGCAGGCCCCTGGCCCATCAGCACCGTCGCCTCGCCGCCGGCGGGCGCGAAGATCCCGACCAGGTCGCCACCCGGCCCGTTGAGGTGGGGTTCGACCACGTGCAGCACGAACCCGCCTGCCACCACCGCGTCGAAGGCGTTGCCACCGCGCTCGAGCACCGCCTGCGCCGTGCCGCTGGCCAGCCAGTGCGTCGAGCCGACCATGCCGAACCTCCCCAGCAGGTCGGGACGGGTCTTGAAGGCTGCCGGAGGGGTGTAGGTGGAGGACACGTGCCCAGGCTACGAGCGCGTGTCGAGCATCCCGGCGGTGGCCCCGCACCGGGATAGGGTCGTCCCATGAGCGCACCAGCGGTCCGGGGCCGCCTGCAGTGGTCAGTGGTCGTGCCGATCCTCGCGCTGGTGGTGCTGGTGTTCGCCTGGCTGCGCCACGACCACTGGACGATCCTGGCCGTCGTGGCGGCGGTGCTGATCGGTGCGGTGCTGAGCGCGGTCCACCACGCCGAGGTCGTCGCGCACAGGGTCGGTGAGCCGTTCGGGTCGCTGATCCTGGCGATCGCGGTGACCGTGATCGAGGTCGGCCTGATCGTGATGCTGATGACCAGCGGCGGCGACAACACCAGCACCTATGCGCGTGACACCGTCTTCGCGGCGGTGATGATCACCCTCAACGGCATCGTCGGGCTCTCGCTCATGGTGGGCGCCCTCAAGCACGGCCTGGTCAGCTTCAACGCCGCCGGCACCGGCTCGGCGGTCGCCACCGTGATCGCCCTCGCCGGGCTCACCCTGGTGCTGCCCAGGTTCACGACGTCCGCGCAGGGACCGCAGTACTCGCCCTCGCAGCTGGCGTTCGCCGCCATCGCCTCGCTGGCGCTCTACGTGGCGTTCCTCTTCACCCAGACCGTCCGCCACCGCGACTTCTTCCTGCCCGTCACCAGCGACGAGCACGGCCGGATGACCGGGTTGGTCGACCTCGACGAGGACGGCCACGCCGACCCGCCCTCAGCGGGCGAGGCGGCGCTCAGCCTGGCTCTGCTGCTGGTCTCGCTCGTCTCGGTCGTCGGCCTGGCGAAGGTCCTCTCCCCCACGATCGAGAACACCGTGAAGACCCTCGGCTTCCCCTACGCCGTGGTCGGCGTGGTGATCGCCCTCCTCGTCCTGGCCCCGGAGTCGATCGCGGCGGTCCGCAACGCCTCCCGTGACCGGGTCCAGACCAGCCTCAACCTCGCCTACGG includes:
- a CDS encoding GMC oxidoreductase — translated: MPTSATRRTLLAGAAGAAGAAASGLLAGPAAASSPRRVRLVREEHRAVVVGSGFGGGVAALRLAEAGVPVTVLERGRRWPTGPDAQTFPTVRSLDKRVLFHTTTPEALKPLQTLLGTPLNFGPYVGLLEPVLGQNMLAMCAAGVGGGSLVYQGMTLQPSAEVFDTWFLNELDYDLMHRVHYPRVARMLGAATAPDELIASDNYRVSRTFGARVRAAGYDLQKIPMPIDWSYALAELRGEMAPSYTNGDCALGVNNGGKHSVDVTYIQQAEATGLVQVATRHNVTSVARAADGRWEVHVDRTDDTGDVIEQKILTTRALVMAAGSLNTSKLLVRAAATDTIPDLPEQLGQGWGTNGDRIYMWRPFDENLTGTQGGPVVYQSQDWADPKTANTVIQASVPPLPLGLDLGATMLVGFGVSADRGSFRYSSLTDSVSLRFPFGGDAASYRAIHERVSKISGGLGALIDTNTIVNSTWHPLGGANMGTVCDLDGRVQGQDGLYVLDGALIPGTTGACNPSMTIAAVAERAMDNIVAKDVGAVI
- a CDS encoding DUF1048 domain-containing protein: MNNILTRLIGDKKDWKRMEARAAELPADYRTVYSEMKNYMWRFTAGDGMDIVEILRDILDLFETEAAAGRSVIDVTGPDLAAFCDARLPEQQDVYRAKLRANLNKVADKLV
- a CDS encoding HNH endonuclease, with the protein product MYETIDHLLDGPPPGASERELVDWISRLEQVKCTAEAVQAEAAVRLDEAARARQAEAGTPARKLGEGVASQVALARRVSPARGAKLLGLAKILLAEMPHTFSLMKAGLFSQWQATILARETACLTLDDRRVIDHELCAPGPDGEPAKAVSMGLRQLENAAKKLAITLDQAAVVARAANAAKDRRVSLRPAPDTMTWLGALLPVKDGVAVFAALDQAAKTAAAAGDERSRGQVMADTLVDRVTGRSTADAKPRIEVKIVMTADTLTNNGDQPAMVEGYGPVPATLARDALNDAEVFIRRLFTDPAGQLVAMESRSRKAPDGLAEFITTRDGGICRTNGCDAPIRNIDHIQRHADGGTTSVENLQGLCEQCNQAKEALGWQARPGPDGSITTITPTGHTYTSPPPDTWRPDPPPLSRAEFTLRDVLLDHTLAA
- a CDS encoding gamma-glutamyltransferase family protein; protein product: MSSTYTPPAAFKTRPDLLGRFGMVGSTHWLASGTAQAVLERGGNAFDAVVAGGFVLHVVEPHLNGPGGDLVGIFAPAGGEATVLMGQGPAPAGASAEHMRAEGLELVPGSGALAAAVPGAVEAWLMLLRDHGTWELGEVLAYAIDYARNGHPILGRAVSTIATVADLFRDHWPTSAAHWLVGGEPPEPDTMVRNEAYAAVLDRLVAAGDGAATREERIDAARAAWGSGFVAEAIERFVRTPHRHSSGTDHSGVITAADMAGFSAAYEQPVTTEFRGHTIAKAGPWTQGPVLLQTLNLLEPLDDALLDPSNPAGAHTILEATKLAFADRDAHYGDGADPEVIATLLSREYAATRRSLITDVASAEVRPGLGATAFPPLRETYDPAAAASGVGEPTVSREGETRGDTCHIDVADRWGNMIAVTPSGGWLQSSPTIPELGFCLGTRLQMTWLEPGLPSTLTPGRRPRTTLTPTLVLRDGRAVTAVGSPGGDQQDQWQLLYLLRTLVGGYSPQQAIDAPALHSTSFPGSFWPRTWVPGGAVLEDRLGDEVIEGLRSRGHAVELSGDWSLGRLSAVTRDPGTGTLSAAANPRGAQGYAVGR
- a CDS encoding calcium:proton antiporter — protein: MSAPAVRGRLQWSVVVPILALVVLVFAWLRHDHWTILAVVAAVLIGAVLSAVHHAEVVAHRVGEPFGSLILAIAVTVIEVGLIVMLMTSGGDNTSTYARDTVFAAVMITLNGIVGLSLMVGALKHGLVSFNAAGTGSAVATVIALAGLTLVLPRFTTSAQGPQYSPSQLAFAAIASLALYVAFLFTQTVRHRDFFLPVTSDEHGRMTGLVDLDEDGHADPPSAGEAALSLALLLVSLVSVVGLAKVLSPTIENTVKTLGFPYAVVGVVIALLVLAPESIAAVRNASRDRVQTSLNLAYGSAMASIGLTIPTIAVAMIWLSGPLVLGLEPTQIVLLVITVFVTGLTVVQGRVYALQGFVHLVLMASFLFLSIQP